The Symphalangus syndactylus isolate Jambi chromosome 23, NHGRI_mSymSyn1-v2.1_pri, whole genome shotgun sequence genome has a window encoding:
- the CRISP1 gene encoding cysteine-rich secretory protein 1 isoform X1 codes for MDLGMEIKHLLFLVAAACLLPMLSMKKKSARDQFNKLVTDLPNVQEEIVNIHNALRRRAVPPASNMLKMSWSEEAAQNARIFSKYCDMTDSNPLERRLPNTFCGENMHMTSYPVSWPSVIGVWYSESTSFKHGEWTTTDDDITTDHYTQIVWATSYLIGCAIASCRQQGSPRYLYVCHYCHEGNDPETKNEPYKTGVPCEACPSNCEDKLCTNPCVYYDEYYDCDIQVHYLGCNHSTTILFCKATCLCDTEIK; via the exons ggATGGAAATTAAACACCTCTTGTTTTTGGTTGCTGCTGCTTGCTTACTGCCTATGTTGTCCATGAAA AAGAAATCAGCTAGAGACCAATTTAATAAGCTCGTCACTGACTTGCCAAATGTACAAGAAGAGATCGTTAATATACACAACGCCCTCAGGAGAAGAGCAGTTCCACCAGCCAGCAACATGCTGAAGATG AGTTGGAGTGAAGAGGCTGCACAAAATGCCAGAATTTTTTCAAAGTACTGTGATATGACAGACAGCAACCCCCTTGAAAGGAGACTTCCAA ATACCTTTTGTGGAGAAAATATGCATATGACATCTTATCCTGTATCATGGCCAAGTGTAATTGGAGTCTGGTACAGTGAGTCTACAAGTTTCAAACATGGAGAATGGACAACAACAGATGATGACATAACTACTGACCACTACACTCAG ATTGTTTGGGCCACATCTTACCTGATTGGCTGTGCCATTGCATCATGCCGCCAGCAAGGATCACCTCGATATCTCTACGTTTGTCACTATTGTCATGA GGGAAATGATCCTGAAACAAAGAATGAACCTTACAAGACGGGCGTCCCATGTGAAGCCTGCCCAAGTAACTGTGAAGACAAACTTTGCA CTAACCCCTGCGTCTACTATGATGAATACTACGACTGTGACATACAAGTCCATTATCTTGGATGCAACCACTCAACAACTATCCTATTCTGTAAAGCCACTTGTCTGTGTGACACTGAGATAAAATAG
- the CRISP1 gene encoding cysteine-rich secretory protein 1 isoform X2 — protein MDLGMEIKHLLFLVAAACLLPMLSMKKKSARDQFNKLVTDLPNVQEEIVNIHNALRRRAVPPASNMLKMSWSEEAAQNARIFSKYCDMTDSNPLERRLPNTFCGENMHMTSYPVSWPSVIGVWYSESTSFKHGEWTTTDDDITTDHYTQIVWATSYLIGCAIASCRQQGSPRYLYVCHYCHD, from the exons ggATGGAAATTAAACACCTCTTGTTTTTGGTTGCTGCTGCTTGCTTACTGCCTATGTTGTCCATGAAA AAGAAATCAGCTAGAGACCAATTTAATAAGCTCGTCACTGACTTGCCAAATGTACAAGAAGAGATCGTTAATATACACAACGCCCTCAGGAGAAGAGCAGTTCCACCAGCCAGCAACATGCTGAAGATG AGTTGGAGTGAAGAGGCTGCACAAAATGCCAGAATTTTTTCAAAGTACTGTGATATGACAGACAGCAACCCCCTTGAAAGGAGACTTCCAA ATACCTTTTGTGGAGAAAATATGCATATGACATCTTATCCTGTATCATGGCCAAGTGTAATTGGAGTCTGGTACAGTGAGTCTACAAGTTTCAAACATGGAGAATGGACAACAACAGATGATGACATAACTACTGACCACTACACTCAG ATTGTTTGGGCCACATCTTACCTGATTGGCTGTGCCATTGCATCATGCCGCCAGCAAGGATCACCTCGATATCTCTACGTTTGTCACTATTGTCATGA CTAA